From Lepus europaeus isolate LE1 chromosome 3, mLepTim1.pri, whole genome shotgun sequence, a single genomic window includes:
- the LOC133756826 gene encoding HLA class II histocompatibility antigen, DR alpha chain, which yields MAISGGIPVLGFFIIAILMSPQKSWAIKEEHVIIQAEYYLSPDNLGEFMFDFDGDEIFHVDMDKRETVWRLKEFGQFASFEAQGALANIAVDRANLDIMIKRSNHTPDTNVPPEVTLLPSSPVELGEPNVLICFIDKFSPPVINVTWLRNGNPVTMGISETVFLPRDDHLFRKFHYLPFLPSTEDVYDCKVEHWGLEEPTLKHWEFEARTPLPETTENVVCALGLVVGLVGIIVGTIFIIKGVHKGNATERRGTL from the exons ATGGCCATAAGCGGTGGAATACCAGTCCTGGGAtttttcatcattgctattctgATGAGCCCTCAGAAGTCTTGGGCTATCAAAG AGGAACACGTGATCATCCAGGCCGAGTACTATCTGTCCCCTGACAATTTAGGAGAGTTCATGTTTGACTTTGATGGTgatgagatcttccatgtggatatGGACAAAAGAGAGACGGTCTGGCGGCTTAAAGAATTCGGACAATTTGCCAGCTTTGAGGCCCAGGGTGCATTGGCAAATATAGCAGTGGACAGAGCCAACCTGGACATCATGATAAAGCGCTCCAACCACACCCCGGATACCAATg TGCCTCCAGAGGTGACTCTGCTCCCAAGCAGCCCTGTGGAACTGGGAGAGCCCAACGTCCTCATCTGTTTCATCGACAAGTTCTCCCCACCTGTGATCAATGTCACATGGCTCCGAAATGGAAACCCTGTCACCATGGGAATATCAGAAACGGTCTTCCTGCCCAGGGATGACCACCTTTTCCGCAAATTCCACTATCTCCCCTTCCTGCCCTCCACCGAGGACGTCTACGACTGCAAAGTGGAGCACTGGGGTTTGGAGGAGCCGACTCTCAAGCACTGGG AGTTTGAAGCACGAACCCCTCTTCCAGAGACtacagaaaatgtggtgtgcGCCCTAGGGCTGGTTGTGGGTCTGGTGGGCATCATTGTTGGCACCATCTTCATCATCAAGGGCGTGCACAAGGGCAATGCTACAGAACGCCGGGGGACTCTGTGA